The genomic interval ATCAGCGCGCCATCGCGAACCGAGACGAGCTTCGGCGTGAGCTGACTGGCCACTTCGTAGGGATCGGCGTTGCGGCTGGTCAGGATCACGAACTTCGCGCCGTCGGGAGACCATTGGAAGTCTGCGACGTTTTCGTCAGCTGCCGTGACGCGCCGCGGCTCGCCTCCGGCGCGCCCCACCACCCACAACACGTCGTCGCGCCACTGATCGCCCCAGTCCACCACGCCGCCGGTTCTCCACTTCTCGTCCTTCGCGTCCTTGCTCTCCGGAATCGGCGCGAGAAACGCGAACGACTTTCCGTCCGGGGACCAGCGGACGTGGGTCGGCTCGAGCTCGCCGGTCGGGATGGCGACCGCCTCGCCGCCGTCCACCGCGATCACCTGGAGCAGCGTCTTGTCCTTCACCTTTCTCAGGAACGCGATCTCGCGGCCGTCGGGAGACCACTGCGGGCTCCCCGCCTTCTCCGCGCCCGAGGTGAGCTGGCGCGGCTCGCCGGCGCCGAGGTTCACCCACCAGAGCTGCCGATCGCGCTGCCAGCCTGCATCCTTGTCCTGCTCGGCCGGCTTGGCGGCGGGATCGAGATGATTGGTGGAAAGCGCATAGAGCAGGCGGCTGCCGTCGGGCGAAATCGCCAGCTCGCCGGCGCTCGAGAGCGAAACGACTTCTTCGGGAGTCGGGTGGATGACCGCGCCACCGGATTTGGCGGGCGCGGCGGCCAGCGCCGACGGAATCGAGACCACCAGACCGAGCGCCAGCGGGAACAGCCATCGCGTCGAGAGTTTCATCGCGAGTCTCCGGTGGAGGGGCGATGCGGGAACGGCCGCGGACTATACCGCCAACCTGGGGCCCGCGCGGAACAACACGTTGGTGGTCTCGCGCAGGTCGTTCGGCCCGAGCGGCTGGCCGTCGACCGTCGCCGTGCTCGCCTGGTAGCCGAAGCGCGCCAGCAGCTCGAACAGTTCCCCGACGCGCGCGCCCTGCGGCGGATAGGCGCCGGGCGCCACCTCGCAGAGGATGACCGGGCGAGCAGAATGCCGCTCGAGCCAGCCCGAGAATCCGCGCAGCAGCGCCAGTTCGAAGCCCTCGACGTCGACCTTGAGCAGCGCGAGGCGTTCGATCCCGTGCTCTTCGAGATACGCGTCGAGACGCCGCACGCGCACCTCGTGTACCGACACCGCCGACTCGCGCGACATCAGCTCGGGCACCAGCGTGTTCCAGCCGAGATTGCCCGTGCCCGAGACGCGGATCTCGGCCCGGCCCTCGCTCGCGCCGAGCGCCACCGGGTTCGCGAGAATGCGATGCCGGGGATTCGCGGCGCGCAGCGCCTCGAGTCGCGCGAAGTAGCCCGGCACCGGTTCGAACGCGTGCACTTCACCTTCGGCGCCCACCAGGCTCGCCGCCACCGCGGTGAAGTAGCCGATGTTGGCGCCGGCATCCACCACCACGTCGCCGCGCCGGAGCACGCTTCGAAACACCTCGACCTCTTCGGGCTCGTAGGCGCCGAAGCACATGTCGCGCACTTTCGGCCCGAGCGCGAAGTCGCACTCGAAGCGCACGTCGCCGAGGTGGAGCCACAACCGGCGCGGGAAGCCGGGCGCGAACGCCGTCGCGCGCGCCAGGCACTTGCGCGCGAAGGTTGTCGGATTACGAACTGCCAGTGCGATCGAGTGTTCGAAGCTCATGTTACGTGCGTGTTGCCGCTCCCCTCGTTGCAATTTGACGAAATCGGTCGCGAACAATACCAGCAGAGCGCTCCCGCACGCTTCATTCCTCAAGCTCGCGCGCGACGCCGCCGATACCGCATGCCGTGCCCAGTTCTGTCGTTCCCGACTTCGCAACCGGAGACCGCATGCACCGCCGCATGGTTTACACGCGCCTGATCCTCTCCACCACCGCACTCCTCACGTTCACTTCCCACACCTCGTTCGCGCAGGCCCCCGCGCCAGCGGCATCAGCGGAGCCGGTGACCGCCCCGGATTTCGCGTTCGCCTCGACTCCGTACGGCTGGCGCCATCTCCACGACCTGTGCAAGGCCGGCCCGGTGCTGCTGGTGTTCGGCGCCGATGACGCGGCGCTCGCGACGATCCAGAAGCAGCGCGAACGCTGGGAGGCGCTGTCGATCGAGCCGGTGGTGGTGCTGGGCGCGAGCGACGGGGCCAACTGGCAGACGCTCGAGCGGCTCGGCCTCACCTACAGTCTGCTCTCCGACCCGAGCGGCTACGTCGCCTTGCAGTTCGGCATCTCGAGCGCGGACCAGAAGGCGGCGCCCGCCTGGTGCCTGGTGGACCAGCGCCTGCGCATCCGCCATCTCGAGCCGGGCGATCCGAGCGCCCAGGAACTCGAGGGGCTTGCCACGCTGCTCGGCGAAGACAGCCCCGTGGCGGCTGCCCGCGACGGTTCGCGCTGAACGCGCGTCTCGCCGGCTCCGGCGAACGGCGGCCGCCCCGATGGCGAGGCGGCCGCCGATTGATTCCAGTGATGTCGCGAGTCGGACTAGCGATAGATCTGCTTGATCCTTCCCCACGTCGTGTTCTTGGTGTCGGTCGGAATCAGCGTCTTGACCGAAGGCACCATCAGGTACTCGACCGGACGCTGGAAGACGTACTGCGGATAGGACAGGAACTGGTCCGAAATCAACGGATAGAACACCGGCGACTGCGGCATGATCGGATAGAGCGCGAGATGCGTGACCGTATCCACCGGCGCGAAGATCTGTCCGTTGTGCTCCTTCCAGCACGGGACGCACAGGAACTGGAGCGGCCCCGGGTACTGGAAGTCCGTCCGCCATTCGTCGCGCAGTTCGACGCCGAACGGCGGCGGCGGACCCTGGGCGTGATAGCAGAGGTAGTGGTTCGCGATCGGAAATACCGGGCTCTGGTAGTTCTTCCACGCCGGCACCAGCATGAAGTCGAGATCGAACACGTCGATCGGATATTGCCCGAACTGGTTCTGCAGAATCGCCGAGGCGTGCATCGGCAACTTGGTGGCGATGTTCCACCACGTGTAGTGGATCATCGTGTCGCGCACCGGCGAGTTGTTCTTGTAGACCCAGTTCACCAGCCGCTCGAGCGAGTCCACGAGCAGCGGCGTGTAGCCGAGGAAGAACTGGTCGCGCGCCAGAATCGGAGTCGGCATCCCGAACGGGCGCTCGAGTTGATACGTCCAGTAGTGAGTCGGGTCGACGGTCGGCGGATTTGCCTGCGCACGGGAAGTGCGCGGAGCGAATGCCACGAGCGCGACCGCAGCGGTGAGCAGCAGAAGAGCTAGCCTGCGGTTCATGAAGTACCTCCCATCTTGGCGGCCTCCTCGGGCGATTCAGCTGGGGTGCACCACGCCTGAGGTGATGCGTCGGGTGTCTCCTGGGCGCGCAGGCGGGAGGGTCGCGCGCGTGCCCGCAGTAACCATCGAACCAAGTTCGGCGGTGCGGAACTTCAGGACTCGCGAGGCGCGAGTCGGCCCGAGCTCCGTGGTCGGCGGAGCGAAAGCGCGGGCGCGAGGGGGGCGGCATGGCGACGCCTTCGTGGCTGGAAAGGTACGCTGCCGGAGAGAAGTCGGATCCCGCCGAAGCGCCCCACGGTTGTCCCACCGCGGGCGAGCCGGGTCAAGGGAGAAGATGCGAGCCGGGCCCTGACCCGCCACCGTCGACTCTGCCGCGGCTCAACCCTCGGCGCGCTCGACCTTTGCTCGCTCGAGCCCGGCCGAGGGTGAGACCAGGTCGAGCAGCTGGCCCTGAGTGATCGCTCGGGGGGCGCGGACCTCGAGCGTCGCCACGAGCCGATCCTCGGTGAGGAGTCGCTCGCTCTGCAGAACACTGGTCTGTACGGAAAGTGACGAGAGTCGCGAGATCACTTCGTCGAGCGACGGCGTGGCACGAAGCGTCACCAGGACCCGGCGCACGTCAAGATGGTCGTCCTTGTCCTCGAACCGCCGCAGCACGGTGAGCGCGATGAGGCCCAGCACGGTGACGTAGACCGCAGTGGCGTACATGCCGCCACCCGAGGCCATGCCGATCGCACCGACCAGCCAGATCCCCGCGGCGGTGGTGAGCCCGAGGACGTTGAGTCCGGTGCGCATGATGGCGCCACCGCCCAGGAAGCCGATGCCGGTCACGATCGAGGCCGCGATTCTCGAGACGTCGACCTCGACGTGCTCGGCGGCTCCGTACTTCTGGTGTTCGATGAACTGAGTGGAGACCACCATATAGGTGGCGGCGGCCAGCGCCACCAGCATGTGGGTGCGCAGCCCGGCCGGGCGCCCGCGCCGATCGCGCTCGAGACCGATCACGCCGCCGAGGAGGGCTCCGACGACGATGCGAAGGAACAGCTCGGTGTACGGCATCCCAGGTCCTTTCGCGGCGCAGTTCTCAGACTCGGAGCATCGGCGCCCTGACCTGAAACGGCCGGGGCCAACGCTCCCATCCACTAGCAAGTACCACCAGCCGTCCGTGAAGGGAAGCACATCCTTCGAGCGCGAACGTTTCGGTCAGGGACTGCTCGTCGGTGGCGAGGCCCCGCGGGTGGCCTACCGAGCTCGCGATTCCACGCGATGTGGCTGGCCCGCAGTGCGCGTGCCGCCCTCGGG from Candidatus Sulfotelmatobacter sp. carries:
- a CDS encoding FkbM family methyltransferase codes for the protein MSFEHSIALAVRNPTTFARKCLARATAFAPGFPRRLWLHLGDVRFECDFALGPKVRDMCFGAYEPEEVEVFRSVLRRGDVVVDAGANIGYFTAVAASLVGAEGEVHAFEPVPGYFARLEALRAANPRHRILANPVALGASEGRAEIRVSGTGNLGWNTLVPELMSRESAVSVHEVRVRRLDAYLEEHGIERLALLKVDVEGFELALLRGFSGWLERHSARPVILCEVAPGAYPPQGARVGELFELLARFGYQASTATVDGQPLGPNDLRETTNVLFRAGPRLAV
- a CDS encoding redoxin domain-containing protein is translated as MHRRMVYTRLILSTTALLTFTSHTSFAQAPAPAASAEPVTAPDFAFASTPYGWRHLHDLCKAGPVLLVFGADDAALATIQKQRERWEALSIEPVVVLGASDGANWQTLERLGLTYSLLSDPSGYVALQFGISSADQKAAPAWCLVDQRLRIRHLEPGDPSAQELEGLATLLGEDSPVAAARDGSR
- a CDS encoding MgtC/SapB family protein, with amino-acid sequence MPYTELFLRIVVGALLGGVIGLERDRRGRPAGLRTHMLVALAAATYMVVSTQFIEHQKYGAAEHVEVDVSRIAASIVTGIGFLGGGAIMRTGLNVLGLTTAAGIWLVGAIGMASGGGMYATAVYVTVLGLIALTVLRRFEDKDDHLDVRRVLVTLRATPSLDEVISRLSSLSVQTSVLQSERLLTEDRLVATLEVRAPRAITQGQLLDLVSPSAGLERAKVERAEG